In Pochonia chlamydosporia 170 chromosome Unknown PCv3seq00009, whole genome shotgun sequence, a genomic segment contains:
- a CDS encoding methyltransferase LaeA (similar to Metarhizium acridum CQMa 102 XP_007815840.1), translating into MTAANQVIAPYTEPILRHVHKLFGDRWYGSDSELERSKYIFPIDEEELERLDIFHKFFLTVQQDVLFSAPLDSRANLRILDLGTGTGIWPIDVSKSMPQAFVLGVDFNMIQPKMIPATLEPPLELDIESDWRTLKDGWDLVHVRTLFGSVGCWEKLYHKIYEYLKPNVGYLEQIEIDWVPRYDDGTIPYKSALVDWTDKLLDAMDQHGRSMRVESEQTRQQLVRAGFCDIRESSVKVCFNPWSKDPHEKEVALWFRAGFCRGIKALSYGPMKTYLGMSIRDIDRLCTPG; encoded by the exons ATGACAGCGGCAA ATCAAGTTATTGCGCCGTACACCGAACCTATTTTGCGGCATGTACATAAGCTCTTTGGTGATAGGTGGTACGGAAGTGACAGTGAGCTCGAGAGAAGCAAGTACATATTTCCAATTGATGAG GAAGAACTTGAACGCCTGGATATATTTCACAAATTTTTTCTCACGGTTCAGCAGGATGTCTTGTTCTCGGCGCCGCTTGATAGTCGAGCGAACTTGCGAATACTAGATCTGGGCACGGGAACAGGAATTTGGCCAATAGATGTATCTAA GTCAATGCCACAGGCATTCGTACTCGGGGTAGACTTCAACATGATCCAGCCCAAAAT GATCCCTGCAACCCTTGAACCCCCCTTGGAACTTGATATAGAGAGTGATTGGAGGACTCTAAAAGACGGCTGGGATCTTGTACATGTCCGAACTCTCTTTGGCAGCGTCGGCTGCTGGGAGAAGTTATACCACAAGATATACGA ATACCTTAAACCAAACGTGGGATATCTGGAGCAGATAGAAATAGATTGGGTGCCACGATATGATGACGGTACCATCCCATACAAAAGCGCCCTCGTTGACTGGACAGACAAGCTGCTGGACGCTATGGATCAGCACGGTCGGTCTATGAGAGTGGAATCAGAGCAAACGAGGCAGCAACTTGTCCGTGCCGGTTTTTGTGATATTCGCGAGTCGTCGGTCAAAGTCTGTTTCAATCCCTGGTCGAAAGATCCTCACGAGAAGGAGGTTGCATTATGGTTCAGGGCTGGATTTTGCCGTGGTATCAAGGCACTGTCCTACGGCCCTATGAAAACGTATCTCGGAATGTCCATAAGGGATATTGACCGTCTTT GCACGCCTGGATAG